The window TAGCAATTATTTTATCGGTGTACCAATAACTGCTGCTGGTGGCATACTAGCCATACTGACCTTATTCGGAGATAAGATTCCGAATATTATTACCACCGTGGTTTTCATGGCATTGAGTTTTTTAATGGTGAGTAGAATTAGGATACCAAGCTTTAAAGAAATACCTCTTCCAAAATACGGAACGATTGTTACTTTATTTCTAGGCTGCCTTTTATATGTCATTTACAAAGGCACCTATGGACAATTTCCATATTTGATTTACATTGCAACCCCGCTCTATATTGCATACTTGGCGTATCGATTTATTAAAGGAAAAAACAGAAAAGATATCGATTAATAAGAAAAACGAGCCTTTTACAAAAAAAGGCTCGTTTTTCTTATTTTTTAATGCGCCAAAAATGCCAATTGATAGAAGAACAGTACCGCAAAAAGGTAAAGGAGTGGGTGGACTTCACGCCATTTCCCTTTAACGATCTTAAGTAGCGGATAAGTGATAAAACCAAGTGCGATTCCAGTTGAAATGCTTGATGTCAATGGCATGCTTAGGATTACAAGAAATGCAGGAAAGGCTTCATCAAGCTCATCCCAGCGGATTTTTGAGATACTGCCCATCATCAGGCTACCAACAATAATGAGTGCAGGAGCAGTAATGGCAGACAAACCAGACACTGCGCTTACAAGTGGACCAAAGAATGCTGAAAGGATAAATAGAACAGCAACCGTGAGTGAAGTTAATCCGGTTCGGCCACCAGCTGCGACGCCTGAAGACGATTCGATATAGGCAGTTGTCGGGCTTGTTCCAAACATAGCGCCGATTGCTGTGGCAATTGAATCCGACAGCAATGCTTGCCTAGCCCGCGGAAACTTATCGCCTTTCATTAAACCTGCCTGGTTAGCAACGCCAATCATGGTGCCAGTGGTGTCAAAAATTGTAACAAGGATGAAGGAAAACACAACAGCATAAAGACCATGTTGAATAACATCGCTGAACGCAGCGATTGGGTTTGCCACGAGAAGTCCTTCAGGAAGTGTAGGTAGTGAAATGAATCCTTTGTCGAAGGAAAGCTGACCTGTAAAAAAGGCAATCAACCCAGTAATAATCATACCAAAAAACAAAGCACCATTGACCCTCAGCATCATCAGGACAAGCGTGACCGCGAGCCCTATCAAGGCTAGAGCAGCAGACGGGGATTTGAGATCACCGAGACCTACTAGGTTGGTAGGATGAGCAATGATTATTTTAGTCAGTCGAAGTCCGATAAAAGCAATAAAAAGACCAATTCCAGCTGTAATACCGTGTTTGAGATTTTCTGGGATTGCCTCAATTAATTTTTCCCTAAACGGAGTTAAAGACAGGATAACAAATATAATTCCAGCAACAAATACGGCTGCAAAGGCTGTTTGATAAGTGATATCTTGATGGTTGCCGACGACAGAATAAGCAAAGTAAGCGTTAAGTCCCATTCCTGGTGCAATAGCAATAGGATAATTGGCGAAAAGGCCCATCCACAGAGTCCCAATTACTGTGGCAATAATGGTTGCCGTAAAGACTTGCTCAAACGGGACACCAGCATCTGCTAAGATAATCGGGTTAACAACCACGATATAAACCATTGTAAAGAAGGTCGTTATGCCCGCAATTAATTCAGTTTTTACATTTGTCTTATTTTCTTGTAGTTTAAACATCGTTGATCCTCCATAAATACGAACGTTTTTTAGTGCATTATATATATTATTCGTTATTACCTTCATTTTCAAGGGCGAATTCGCAACAAGTCCAGTTTCTCCGTTTGAAAAAGTAGTTTTTTCAATACCTATGTTTAACCTTCACTGTTTTCTCTTGTTCATTCACAAAATTACATGGATGGGCAAAAAACTTTATTTCATACCCCGTTGGGTATAAGATAAAGTCATAGATTCATCAGTCTATATTTTAAAAATCGAAAGGATGGAAAGTATGCAAATAAGCGATCAAGCACGGGACCAATTAATCCCGGAATTAAAGTCACAAAATGCTGCAGGTATCCGTTTGTTTTTCGACGGTTATGGCTGAGGAGGCCCTCAAATTGGAGTGTCTCTGGATGAGCCTCAACCACAAGATAGTGTAAGAATCATTAATCAAATTCAAGTAGCATTTGCAGGGAATATTGAAGGGTATACGGATGACTTAGTTTTAGAATTTATTAAGGAAAGAAATGAATTCACTTTATTAGGAAGAAAAAGCTGTTAAAAAAGTTTTATGTGTAAGTATTTATTATTAGAGTGGCTGCCCCGCGTGCGTTTGTATTAACGTACTTGAGGGTAGGCACTCTATTTTGAGTTCCGAAATTCTTATTATCTTTTTTTTGTCGAAAAACTTTCGGTTTGTTTGGAATTTTGTAATAATAGGGACATGGGACTTTAGCACCGTGAACCTAGTGTTTATACATCGGAACCATCTATATCTAGTAAACTACTTTCAATAGGGGATGAACGCGTATATGAGTACCACCAAAAGCGGAATTGACGGATTGGACCAGCTCCTAAACGGGGGACTTCCGGTTGGTTCAACTGTTTTGGTAGAAGGATTACCTGGAACAGGAAAGACCATTCTTGGCATGCAATTCATTTTCCATGGAGCTGTGGAAGAGGATGAATCAGGCATTTTTATTACATTTGAAGAGTTACCAGACCAGCTTTATAACGAGCTGCAAGATTTTGGCTGGGATTTAAGGGAGTTAGAAAAACAAAATAAATTACGGGTCATCTGTCTTTCACCAGAGGTTTTAATCGAGCAAATAGAAAAGCCAAATGGATTGATCGAACAAATGATTAATGAAATTAATTGCAAACGTATTGTCATTGATAGCATAAGTTTGTATCAATTTGGATCTGACGATTTAATGAAGAGTAGAAAAACAATTTATTCGTTAAGAAACGTTCTTAGGAAATATAAAATTACTTCATTGCTCATTTCAGAATTAAATTCATCCGATCAAGGGAATGTACCTTTTGTGAATTACCTGGTTGATGGGGTCATCAGGTTATCATTGAAGAACCATATAAATGATTTTCGAAAAAGAACATTGGAAGTATTAAAGATGAGAGGCTGCCGGATCCAAGAAGGGGAGCACATCTATCGAATAAGTGAGAATGGAATTCATTTAGTTCCCGCACTCTCGCTTATTGAGGATAAAGCATTATTGAGTAATGAACGGTATAGTAGCACGGGGATAATGAAATTAGATCAAATCCTCTCGGGAGGTATTCCCAATGGTACATGTTTTCTAATTGATACAAATAGTAAAGCAAATTATAAATATTTTCTTTTCTCTATTGTCTGCAATAGATTGGTAGCTGGTGAAAATGTAATCATGTTATTATCCAATTTAATGGATCTATTTGAAATGAGACATTTACTTAAATTATTTGGCGTCTCGATGGATGAGTATGTTAAAGATGGCAAACTCCTTTTTATTGAACATTTTGATCGGCCGATTCCAGATGGCTATGAATCTGCAGTCATCCAAGTCGCAGGAACTGATAATAGAGAATTTGAAAAAACAATAAAGGAAAAATTAGTCCCCATTATTGCTTCAAGCCTTCAAAAAGGAGAAAAGTGGTTCATTTATTACAATCTAAATACGATTATTTCCCAAAGAGGGAAAGAGTTTCTTGAACATTATTATGCTGAGGAGGTATCTACGATTAGTTCAGCAGGGATTACAATGGTTACTTTAGTTAACTTTTCAGAAATAGGAAGTAAAACGGCCAGTTTTCTTGAGCGTACCTCCCATGGGGTTATTAAAACATGGGTGGATGGTAGCTATCAATATTTGCAAGTTCTTAAATCACCACAAGGAAAAATTTCACATCCACTTCTGGTTGAAAATATAATCATGAAACCATTTATAAGATTGGTATAGAGAGGGTCGGCGATTATGAATATGCCATTGCAAATTGAATGTACTCTTTTCTTTCAAGAAAATCCTTATACTTTTGAAACATTGGAAGGAATCGCAATGCGGTTAGGAAGGCATCGAGAAGACATCAAAATAGCAATTGACCAGCTTATTTCTATATCAATCCTTGAAATAATTGGTGAAGGGGAGCACGCAATTTATCGTTATATTCAGCCAGAGTATAGTTATAGGAGGCAATAAACATGTTAGCTGCAGATTTAGAATATTTTCAGGATGTCCAAAATGCCTACGCCGCCTTAACCAATCTACATTGCATCATAACCGATAAACAAGGAAATCCAATAACACAATTAAATAATGATCCAAATGTTTTTCATTTAGTGTACGACCAAGAAACCTTTAAGGAAGTTTTAAATCAGTGGACCCGAGATTTTTCTAAAATCAATAGTGCAATTGTATATGATGCATTACCTGGGGTAAAAGTGATCATTTGTCCAATATCTATTCAGGGGGAAATTGAGTTTTTTATTTTTGCAGGTTGTTTATTAGAATCTACCTCTAAAAATACAGTACAAACCTATTTTGAAAAAATATTGCAGAACCCGGAAAAGGCAAATGCTATATTTACTCTAATTCAAGAATATTCCCCAGATGAAATCCAAGCAAAGCTTCGAAAAATAAACAAGATGGCCGAAGTATTAATAGAGCACCTGGCCACACAAAATATGAAAGCACACTTAGTGGAACAAGAAGAAAATTTGGGCGAACTATTGCATCTCATAGCTGATGGAAACATAAAGGTGACCGCTGTCCTAGAAAGATTTTTGCATGAAAATACTAAGCTTGATTTTGTTGGCTATGCAAGAAAAAAAGGTCATGATCAATTTGTGATTGATGAATGCATTCTTCCCGAAGTGAGTAGTACGCTTAAAGGAACTGTATTTTCGATGGGGGAAGGAACTCTTGGACAAGCAGCTGCAACTCGGATTGTGAGATTTTGGGATCATATGGACATGGATCCAAGAAATTTATTTTTTCAGCAAAAAGGGATTTACCCCAAATCGCTGTTTTGCTTTCCAATTATCCTAGAAAAAGAAGTAATAGGAATATTTTTCGGAGGAAGCAGTCAATTCGTCCGTTTAGAAAATGATATTAGCAGGGTGGGGAAATTAACCTCATCACTCATTAAGGTAATTGAAGGTAATAGGTTCTGGCAGAAACAGTCCAAAAACAATTTAATGAAAATGACTGCTTTAAATGAAATATTTCAAGTCATGACAGATGTTGAAGATGTAAAAAGAATCCTCCTCATTATGTTGGATTTGAGCATCAACCTTATTCGTGGACCATTTGTTGCCGTGATTGCCAAGCAATCATCACGGAATTCCTATGAAATGGTTTCCCGAGGACTTACAGCTGATCAAATTGAGAATTATTCAAGTGACATCTCCAATCGTTACTTTCACAATAAGCAAAACAAACGATTTTATCACCAGCAACCTGTAGAGCATATTACAAGCTGGAGTTCAAAGGTATTAGAAATCCCGATTGCCTACCGGACTGAATGTTTCGGATTTCTTAGTATTGGATTAAGTGAGCAAATGTTGAAAGAGGACGAACTTTCATTTTTAATGAGCCTCACGATAGCGGGTGGTGTGTCGATGCACCTGCTTGAAGCAACAACTAAGGTTAAAATGGGGCAAACAGTCATCGACTTATTGATTGAGCATCAGGAATATATTGACCCCGACCATTTTAAACAAGCTACAAAAGCACGTGAACTCATCAAGGGATTTAGTGGATTTTCCACTTATGGAAAAATAAATACAATTGCAGTGAAATATTCTTGCTATTTTATCAAATATGATGAGCAATTTCTTACCAATAAAATTAAAAATGACTTGATCATTGATATTGTTAGAGAATATAAATTAGTGGCGGACAGCAAGCTGGAATTTTCTCAGGCATCACTGAACGTCCAAGTTCTTTCATTAGTATGGACTTATATCAATGAGGATGAAAATATTGATTTTTTATTAAAAATCAACGGGATGAATCTACCCCTTTTAAATGAGTTTCTTGCCTACCTGTCGCATACAACGGTTGTTGAAAGTGAAATCATGGTGACAAATAAACCGACCGCAAACGAACCAAAAATAAGTAAACACCTAAAGCTATCAAAACGAGAAATAGAAGTAATGGAATTAGTACTAAAAGGTAATAACAATCGTGAAATAGCTGAACGGCTGTACATTAGTGAACATACTGTAAAAAACCATATGACGAATATTTTCCAGAAGTTAGCGGTCAATGACCGATCACAGGCCATTGCCAAAATCTATCAAATGGGATTAGAGCCCGAGGATGTTTCTTAACCGAGACATTTTTGGGGCTTTTTTTTTTGGGGAAGAAGACGTTGGTCTACAAATAGTCTAATAGTTCTATTTTTCTAAAAAGTAGGAATATATTCCTACTTTAAATTTTATCCCAAAAATGAGAATGGAAGGGGATATGTAAATTAATTATTTTCCACGATAATGATAATAAGAAAACAACATAATGATAGTGAAAATGGAGGTAGGAAAATGACCAACCCTTATACTAGAAATTCCAATGAAAAATTGCTTGAGCGGATTAAGGAGAAGCGAAGTGAGTTAATTAACCTTGCAGCCCACCAAGGGCTAACTAGCAATAATGTTGTGAATTGTAGTCAAGAGTTAGATTCATTAATCTATCAAATTTTACTAGTGAATAAAAACGGTAGAAGGAATGAAATGCTAGAGTTAAGCAAAATGGATGGAATTCATGGCTGAGTGGCTATGAAAAGACAACAAGGATTGTGAATTTGTGAGGGACAACCCTTATAACATTTGTTTACGAGGGGGAGGAATATGGGTAAAAAGATTTTAATTGTTGGAGAAGAAATTCGGGTTAGTAATCTATTGAAAATGTACCTCGAAAAGGAATCTTATCAAATTGATACGGATGATAACGGATTTGATGGTTTAGAAAAAGCGGTAAATCAGCATTTTGATTTAATAATATTAGCCATCTTAGTTCCGATGAAGGTTGGATTCGAGGTCCTTGAAGAGTTAAGGCGAATCAAGTCAACTCCAGTTATTATGATCTCGTCCAAATGCGGGGATTTCAATAAAAAACATAGTATGGAATTGGGGGCTACTGACTATATCTTAATGCCGTTTAGCCCTCGCGAAATCGTAGTAAAAATCAAAGATCATTTAAAAAAAGGTGCCTGACCCCCGACGCGGTGGTGTGGTGAAGTGCTTTTGTTTTGATATGTGCAAGGGATGGTCCTCTCTAAGAAAAAGAGAGGTTTTTTGTGTCCTGGCAATTATTTCCCAACGTGTTAATCTAAATTAATATATATGGGAGTGGGATTTTTATCCAAAATACTTAAAAATTTTGAAAATGGTACAAAAGCACCATGAAGCTTTTATCATTGCCAACCTTAGTTGGAAAACTTAACAAAACGTAATGGATACATATTAAAAATACAAATCTATTTCTTGAAACCTAGTACTTTTCTCATAAAAGTATATCTCGACATTGAGATTTTCATAGTAAATAAGTAACAAATAAGATTTGACAATCTTGATTGTGAGTTTGACGGATTTTGCAAAAAGTGGTAGTAAGTAAAAAGGAGTTAATAGAAAAATTTTCTATAAATGTATTTAAATATACCAAATATGGTTGAATTTCGGGAAATAATTTCTGGCTATACCAGAAAATAACCTACTGTGGGAGAGAAGATTCAGGAAAGCAAATGTTGGAAAAGACGACACAGAGTAACAAAATAATGATTAAGAGGGAAAAGCATGGAGTCAAATAAATTTAAAAATTTTATTAGTAAGTGATGATGAGGTTATACATAATCAAATTTTTAAACGCTATTTCAAGTAGCTATAACGTTCAACTGATTCGCTCAGAAGATGTGGTTCGTGAAGTTAACAGGAGTACAAATCTAAAAAATGCGGCAAAAAGAGGAATTAACAATGGACTTAAGCGGATGTCAAATGCAATAAGGAAAAGAGCTAGGAAATTAGGTGAACTTTTTGGAGTATAAGGAAGAGAATTTTTTACAAGGACAAGCATCTTTCTTAATTATTATTGATGTCATTTGTACTTTTGTTTTTAGTATGCTACCGGAATGGTCGATAAAAGTTGTGTTTTTTAATCTAAGTGTTTCAATATTTTCGATTGCACTTGCAGGCTATTGGTGCAAAAGAATTTCAAGTCATATCAGGTATAACTCCCTTGTAAATTTTTTAATATTTATTTCTATGGGTTTTTTTACTGTGACACCAATGTTAAGAATGACAATAAATACTCAGATTTTCTGGTTTTTTCTTTTGTTATACTTATTCGTATTTGTTTATTCCATGATAGAGAGAGAATTGATTTTCCAGTCTTTAGTAATGAAGGCTGGAAAATCTAAGCTTTCAAAAGGGATGATTGTTTTCTTTATCATTATTATGCTAGTTGGGTCATTAACTGCACGGAATGGCCAGGAAATGGTGATATTAAAATTATTAAATGACTATCAAGGCTTATTTTTCGGATCCTGCCTTATATATGTAGTCGGTTTATTCTTCACCTTTTTATCAGTGATTATGCTAAAGAAGCCTGAGGAAATAGAGAAATGATATTGGTACAAAACAATCCATCATTAGTCTACGTATTTATTTGGGATATTGGTTTTTAAAGGAAAGAAAGGCTTTGAAAATGATTGATAAAAATAGATTGATTCCGATTAAACTCTGGTGGATCTGTACGATTTTCCTTGGCATTTCTTTTTATATATAACCTGTTATTTAATTCTAATATATCTCCAATTGTGAATGTAATAGGATTTGATGTTGATAACAAAGGTCAAAACCAGTTAAGGGAAATTTGCTAACGCAACAGATGGGTTATACGCTAATGTGGCAGATGAAAATCAGTTGGGCAAAGACCTTTCTAAACATGACAAACTATCTGATGCTGGAGGGAAAATGATGTCAGGAATAAAGAGACTAGGTGAAATTTTTGGATAAGCAAAAAAGGCTTCCGTTAAAAGAAAGTAAATTGGGTTCCGCTTTTTTTATGATTTATTTTTGTGTATTTTTAGCCAGTGCTCTTCCAGACTGGTCTTGGGATTATGGATTTGTAAATATCAGTCTAGGAACTATACTCTACCTGTTGATTATTGGGTCTTGGGTAAGAAATGATAATTCAAAACGTTTTTTTTCAATTATGAGTTATTGTGTATTATTTACGATGGCTTTTGTTTTTTCACAGCCAATTGTTAGATTGATGCTAATCGCAGAAAGTAAAATGTGGGTTGTACTTATTATTTTGTGGATCGGTATTTTTATTTTCACAACCATGATGAAAGACAAGATTTTTGAATCCTTTTCTAGTCCTGGCAAGACAAAAGCTAGCATTGCCCTTCATCTGTTTATGCTGTTTTTAATTATTGTTACGCCAATTCTTATCTTTGTTGGCAGCTTTTTGTTACAACAGTTTATTGAGTTAGACGCAACTTTTGTAATGTGTGGAATATTGCTATATGTTATTTCTTTGGTTTTATTGGTAATCCTGCCTGGTTTTTTAAAAAAGCCAGAGGATATAATCGTTCAAAAATAAAGAGGGAGCAATTACTTTCTCTTTGTAGATTGAAGTACTTTAATTTAGAAAAAAGTGTGAACTGGCGATCAGAAAATTCCCAATTGAGTAGTTTAAGTGAAGGGGAATTTCATGAGATTATAGAATAGGAATATTATTAAATTAATAATATTATGTTAATTTTTATCATTACGCCAGAATAAGAGGGAAGAGGGATTATGGAGTTATTTGGAGTATCATTAGAAACGATTTACTTATACTCATTAATTATCTCAGGGGTTGTAACGGTCTTATATCTGCTCTTTGGCGATGTTCTTAATGGTGTATTGGACGGAATTTTCAACCCAACATTGTTTTTTTCATTTATCACGATATTCTCAGCAGGTGGTTTTTTAGCAGAAATGTATACATCTTTTCATAGTGGCTTGATAGCAGCCTTTTTTGCAGTAGTCTCGTTTATCATTGTTACCTTGTTAAATGTTTTCATTCTTATTCCAATTTCCCAAGCAGAAGAATCTCTTGTTTATGAGGAAAGTGACTTAAGGGGTAGGATTGGCACAATTATTACCACTGTCCCAGAGGATGGTTTTGGGGAAGTATTAATTGAAAGCATTAGTGGACGCATCTCAAAACCGGCTGTTAGTTTGAAGAAAAATGTAATTCCAAATGGAAGTAAGGTTCTAGTAATTGACGTTGACAATGGAGTGCTTCAGGTTGAACTTTATGAACAGGCAGAGAATTTTTTCTAGGAGGGTGTTTGAATGGAATTTAATATTATCTTTATCGTAGTTGGCATTGTTGTTTTTCTACTACTTGCCCTAATTGGAATTTTTATTACGAAATATAAAACGGCTGGACCTGATGAGGCATTAATTGTAAATGGTAGTTTTCTAGGTAGCAAGAATGTACATTTGGATGAATCAAGTAATAAAATTAAGATCATCAGAGGCGGTGGTGCCTTCATATTTCCAGTATTTCAGCAGGCACGTCCATTAAGCCTTTTATCAAGCAAGCTTGAAGTAACGACACCGGAAGTGTACACAGAACAAGGTGTTCCAGTCATGGCAGATGGAACGGCAATCATTAAAATCGGTGGGTCGATTAGTGAGATTGCGACAGCGGCGGAGCAATTTCTTGGTAAAACAAAGCAAGATCGCGAAAATGAAGCTAGAGAAGTGCTCGAAGGTCATCTCCGTTCTATTTTAGGATCAATGACAGTTGAAGAAATATATAAAAATCGTGATAAGTTCTCGCAGGAAGTTCAGAGAGTTGCGTCACAGGACTTAGCAAAAATGGGCTTGATCATTGTTTCATTTACCATAAAAGATGTTCGTGACAAAAACGGTTATTTAGATTCACTTGGTAAACCGCGGATTGCTCAAGTGAAGCGTGATGCTGATATCGCGACGGCTGAAGCAGAAAAAGAGACGAGGATAAAAAAGGCAGAGGCTGCGAAGGAAGCTAAAAAAGCAGAGCTAGAAAGAGCTACTGAAATTGCTGAAGCAGAAAAACTGAATCAATTACAAATTGCCGAGTTTCGCCGTGAACAGGATATTGCAAAAGCAAAAGCTGACCAAGCATATGACTTAGAGACAGCCCGTTCGAAGCAAGATGTTACGGAACAAGAAATGCAGGTCAAGATCATCGAACGTCAGAAGCAAATTGAGCTAGAAGAAAAGGAAATTTTGCGTCGTGAAAAGCAATATGATTCAGAGGTTAAGAAGAAAGCCGATGCAGACCGTTATGCCGTAGAACAATCGGCTGCCGCACAAAAAGCTAAGCAAATTTATGATGCCGATGCGAATAAATACCGGATTGAAGCGATGGCACGTGCTGAGGCTGAAAAAGTTAGGATCGATGGACTTGCGAAAGCTGATGCGCAAAGAGCACAAGGGGAAGCTGAAGCAGAAATTATCCGTTTAAAAGGGATTGCGGAAGCGGAGGCGAAGGAGAAAATTGCCGAAGCGTTCGAACAGTTTGGTCAGGCAGCTATTCTCGACATGATCATGAAAATGTTGCCTGAATATGCCAAACAGGTTGCGGCGCCATTAGGTAATATTGATAAAATTACCGTCGTTGATACAGGTGGAAGTGGTCCGAACAGTGGAGCGAATAAGGTGACGGGCTATGCAACGAACTTGATGTCCACTCTCCAAGAGTCGCTAAAGGCTTCATCCGGAATTGATGTAAGAGAGTTAATTGAAAACTTTTCAGGAAAGGCAAATTTACGGAAAAGTATCGATTCGGTGGCTCCTGGAATTCTGGAGACAACCAAGTACACGGCTGCGGCAAAAGATACTTCGACAAACGATACTGGTCAAAATAAATAAAAATAAATGGTGCCTGACCCCGGCGATGTAACGCATTAACGCATCGGGGGTCAGGCACCAATTTTTTATTTTGTTTAACCTAACCACTAGCTTACTAGAAACCTATATTTGTATATTGACACAATATAATAAAGCGCTTACAATAATACATGTAACGGGTTACATAAAATTCCTCATAGTTGAGGTGTACATGTAACCATTACATCAGGGAATATTTTTTTAAATAGTATGTAACGGGTTACATATAACCAATAAATAATACCGAATTAGTTTCCCAGGAGGGTGTGAACAGATGACGACGATTAAAGATGTTGCTCATGAAGCAGAAGTGTCTGTTGCCACCGTATCTCGAGTTTTAAATAACGTTGGCTATGTAAATGAGGAAACAAGGAAAAGGGTAGAAAAGGCCATTTCCAAATTAAACTATAAACCGAATGCAGTTGCTAGAAGCCTTTTTAAAAAACAGTCTAAGACGATTGCGTTAATCGTACCGGATATTAAGAATCCCTTTTTTCCAGAAATAGCAAGGGCAATCGAAGATGTTATGAACAAAAAGGAATATACCTTAATATTGTGTAATTCGGATGAAAAAGAGGAAAAAGAGAGAAAATATTTAGAAGTCATGAAGCAAAAATATGTAGATGGGGTCATTATTGTTACTAGCACGTTGACTCCAAAACATGTAGAGGAAACTGGAATTCCGATTGTTGCCTTGGATCGTCCCATTGCCCACAGCATCCCATCCGTATCAGTTAATAACTTTGATGGAGCAAGGCAAGCAGTGCAATATTTAAAATCAATTGGATGTAAAAAAATCGCACATGTACGTGGACCAGAAAATATCATTAATTCGGATGAACGGTTTAATGGATATTTAGCAGAAGTTAAACAAGAACCTTGGTTTAATGAGGAGTATATAGTAACAGGAAATTTCAATGTAGTGCAAACCACAGAGGTAACCAAGAAATTTTTTACCGAAAATCCAGACGTGGATGGAATTTTTGCGGGTAATGATTACATGGCGGTTGGAGTCATCAAGGCTGCGGTTGAAATGGGATTAAGAGTCCCAGATGATCTTGCGGTGATAGGATTTGATGGGATTCAACTTTGTCAATTAACCAGTCCGGAATTAACAACAATGGCACAGCCGATATATGAGTTGGGCTATACAGCTGCCGAGCTCCTACTGGATCTGATCGAAGGAAGAACAGTTTCAAAAATGCACCACGAGTTCGAGGTAAGACTAATAGAACGGCAATCAACTAGGATTATGGGGTGAACAATATGACAAATAAGAAAATTACTGTTATAGGCAGCATTAATATGGATCTTGTCACCAAAACAAATCAAATTCCAAAGGTAGGGGAAACTCTCATTGGTGAGGCGTTTCATACCATTCCTGGTGGAAAAGGAGCAAATCAAGCAGTGGCAGCAGCTCGTTTAGGCTCAGACGTAACCCTTATTGGTTGCGTTGGGGCTGACTCCTTTGGTGTCGAGTTAACAAAGCATTTATACAACCAAAGCATTAATACAGAAAATGTGGAACCGGTTACAGATTGTTCTACCGGAATTGCTTCTATCACTTTATCTAATGGGGATAATAGTATTATTGTGGTTCCTGGTGCTAATTACGCTGTAACTACAGATTTTGTGGCTAAGCATGAAGAAGTAATTGCCAACAGCGATATTTTACTTTTGCAGCTTGAAATACCTTTGGAGAGTGTAATTATGGCGGCAGAACTTGCCCGTAAGCATGATGTC of the Bacillus sp. 1NLA3E genome contains:
- a CDS encoding flotillin family protein, translated to MEFNIIFIVVGIVVFLLLALIGIFITKYKTAGPDEALIVNGSFLGSKNVHLDESSNKIKIIRGGGAFIFPVFQQARPLSLLSSKLEVTTPEVYTEQGVPVMADGTAIIKIGGSISEIATAAEQFLGKTKQDRENEAREVLEGHLRSILGSMTVEEIYKNRDKFSQEVQRVASQDLAKMGLIIVSFTIKDVRDKNGYLDSLGKPRIAQVKRDADIATAEAEKETRIKKAEAAKEAKKAELERATEIAEAEKLNQLQIAEFRREQDIAKAKADQAYDLETARSKQDVTEQEMQVKIIERQKQIELEEKEILRREKQYDSEVKKKADADRYAVEQSAAAQKAKQIYDADANKYRIEAMARAEAEKVRIDGLAKADAQRAQGEAEAEIIRLKGIAEAEAKEKIAEAFEQFGQAAILDMIMKMLPEYAKQVAAPLGNIDKITVVDTGGSGPNSGANKVTGYATNLMSTLQESLKASSGIDVRELIENFSGKANLRKSIDSVAPGILETTKYTAAAKDTSTNDTGQNK
- a CDS encoding LacI family DNA-binding transcriptional regulator; the encoded protein is MTTIKDVAHEAEVSVATVSRVLNNVGYVNEETRKRVEKAISKLNYKPNAVARSLFKKQSKTIALIVPDIKNPFFPEIARAIEDVMNKKEYTLILCNSDEKEEKERKYLEVMKQKYVDGVIIVTSTLTPKHVEETGIPIVALDRPIAHSIPSVSVNNFDGARQAVQYLKSIGCKKIAHVRGPENIINSDERFNGYLAEVKQEPWFNEEYIVTGNFNVVQTTEVTKKFFTENPDVDGIFAGNDYMAVGVIKAAVEMGLRVPDDLAVIGFDGIQLCQLTSPELTTMAQPIYELGYTAAELLLDLIEGRTVSKMHHEFEVRLIERQSTRIMG
- the rbsK gene encoding ribokinase, whose amino-acid sequence is MTNKKITVIGSINMDLVTKTNQIPKVGETLIGEAFHTIPGGKGANQAVAAARLGSDVTLIGCVGADSFGVELTKHLYNQSINTENVEPVTDCSTGIASITLSNGDNSIIVVPGANYAVTTDFVAKHEEVIANSDILLLQLEIPLESVIMAAELARKHDVLIILNPAPIQPLPKSLLKMVDYLTPNEHEQELLLTSCDWTAEELREIKEKCIVTKGSKGVSLFKDGEIQLPSYKVEAVDTTGAGDSFNGALAYSLSNGANLEEACRFANIVGAISVTKLGAQSGMPTIQEVELFLQSQKG